The following coding sequences are from one Pyrobaculum sp. 3827-6 window:
- a CDS encoding ArsA family ATPase yields the protein MKQLLGQRIKFLFFGGKGGVGKTVVAAATALYLAEAAGEKTLLASFNPVHSLSSVFGQDLSGGVVKEVAGARNLWAVEVQYDDIVERYKTRITTLLREMLKMAELSVDIKPLVDIATTNPAFHEAAAFDKMMDVVLKEGANFDRVVFDMAAVANAVRLIGLSKLYGAWLQRTIKMRMETLSLKEQLSFRKEKVKEEIEKDPVLHELQDLYQRYMKVRAVLTDPAATRFVFVTIPTVLSISVVQRFIEMVKAYEIPFGGVVVNMVIPREEAERDATGFLKSKYDEQQKNLELVRRSFAPHILASVRLFPEDIVGLERLRQFMKELVS from the coding sequence ATGAAGCAGCTACTGGGGCAGAGGATTAAGTTCCTCTTCTTCGGCGGCAAGGGCGGCGTGGGTAAGACCGTCGTCGCGGCCGCCACGGCGCTGTACCTAGCCGAGGCGGCTGGGGAAAAGACATTGCTCGCCAGCTTCAACCCTGTGCACTCCCTGTCTTCCGTGTTTGGACAGGACTTGTCCGGGGGCGTGGTTAAGGAGGTGGCGGGGGCGCGCAACCTCTGGGCCGTGGAGGTGCAGTACGACGACATTGTGGAGAGGTACAAGACGAGGATCACCACGTTGCTTAGGGAAATGCTTAAGATGGCTGAGCTTTCTGTAGACATAAAGCCTCTGGTGGACATAGCCACTACTAACCCGGCGTTTCACGAGGCCGCCGCCTTCGACAAGATGATGGACGTTGTCCTGAAGGAGGGCGCCAACTTCGACAGAGTTGTTTTCGACATGGCGGCGGTGGCCAACGCGGTGAGGCTCATCGGCTTGTCTAAGCTCTACGGCGCGTGGCTTCAGAGGACTATTAAGATGAGGATGGAGACCCTGTCCCTAAAGGAGCAGCTGTCATTCCGTAAGGAGAAGGTGAAGGAGGAGATTGAGAAGGACCCCGTCCTCCACGAGTTGCAGGATCTCTACCAGAGGTATATGAAGGTCCGCGCCGTGTTAACCGACCCGGCCGCCACGCGTTTTGTCTTCGTGACGATACCCACCGTGCTGTCTATCTCCGTGGTGCAGAGGTTTATAGAAATGGTGAAGGCCTACGAAATACCGTTCGGCGGCGTGGTGGTGAACATGGTAATCCCCAGGGAGGAGGCTGAGAGAGACGCCACCGGCTTCCTAAAGAGTAAATACGACGAGCAGCAGAAAAATCTCGAGCTGGTTAGGCGCTCCTTCGCGCCCCACATCCTGGCCTCCGTGAGGCTCTTCCCCGAAGACATAGTGGGGCTGGAGAGGCTGAGGCAGTTTATGAAGGAGCTTGTTTCATGA
- a CDS encoding CARDB domain-containing protein — MNSRVGIYISLLLLLVHLAAGQAVAGASDTAVVYFYYKWADPPRQPGAPGIVEVGFYTKTKLVDLSVVLIPRCGWVKPLEAHRALEAGPGAATARLVVAVERLNATCPAALVWRWRFTEPGLGQGGEHIEHVDIYVPAVPEAEARLSGAAVYGLPAAVNLTVVLRGALGGEARIEGSGARVLWPGSAVALRPGVNIIPLRLVAESYTPTVKVAVNAADATGRFYTREIHLQIPVAPPPAVQLQADRPALTPGTLNNVNVTVAVPSGADGVAYLTVAGGSASRSIYVIEVRGGIGRGVVDVVPTSQTVQLRAEVYYTMGGVLRREEAVLTLATTPAAAMARVSAAPGVLVRGVVNNVTLSITAPGAFNASVYPEGAASAGPTPLTVSGVNEARAVARLIPQGQSVRLRVVVSSQRWSEEHVVELPVVGGEAFLILPSKSAVAAGRGDVVPIRIYYIGRASRIDAYVVVTSRYSPPLLQKVELTPGGYAVVNYTVDVPLTAAGPVEITCDVYYTTPEGFGGQERKIVELAVVREPRVKIASIDVAPRNPEAGRPVSLAVTLHNSGFATAYNVEVRLSAPGAAAIIGDAYLGQIQPQQSTATSLLLNATAPGNYTAVIQLRYMDEAGQIYTENATVTLAVKSRAQPLGEAANPGPGLAALAAVAAALVAAAAIAKRRGRQKTELVKKSSD, encoded by the coding sequence ATGAACTCGCGGGTAGGTATCTACATTAGCCTACTACTACTGCTCGTGCACCTCGCCGCGGGTCAGGCGGTAGCAGGCGCCTCGGATACCGCAGTCGTCTATTTCTACTACAAATGGGCCGATCCCCCGCGGCAACCCGGAGCCCCCGGGATCGTTGAGGTGGGGTTCTACACAAAGACAAAGCTTGTAGATCTTTCCGTTGTGCTGATCCCCAGGTGTGGCTGGGTGAAGCCTCTGGAGGCGCACCGGGCGCTGGAGGCGGGGCCCGGCGCCGCCACGGCGCGTCTCGTAGTGGCAGTAGAGCGGCTAAACGCCACATGCCCCGCCGCTCTTGTCTGGCGGTGGAGGTTTACAGAGCCTGGGCTGGGCCAGGGCGGGGAGCATATAGAGCACGTCGACATCTACGTGCCCGCTGTTCCCGAGGCAGAGGCCCGGCTCAGCGGCGCCGCCGTCTACGGACTGCCCGCCGCCGTGAACCTCACCGTTGTCCTGAGGGGCGCTCTCGGAGGGGAGGCCAGGATAGAGGGCTCCGGGGCGAGGGTTCTGTGGCCTGGATCGGCAGTGGCGCTGAGGCCGGGAGTCAACATAATTCCTCTGAGACTCGTCGCCGAGAGCTACACGCCCACGGTAAAGGTGGCGGTCAACGCCGCCGACGCCACGGGGAGGTTCTACACAAGAGAAATCCACCTCCAAATACCTGTAGCTCCCCCGCCCGCCGTCCAGCTCCAAGCCGATCGGCCGGCCCTCACGCCGGGGACACTTAACAACGTAAACGTCACCGTGGCGGTGCCCAGCGGCGCGGACGGCGTGGCCTATCTAACCGTCGCGGGGGGTTCCGCCAGCAGAAGCATATACGTCATAGAGGTGAGGGGCGGGATCGGGCGGGGGGTGGTAGACGTGGTGCCCACCTCCCAGACGGTACAGCTGAGGGCCGAGGTGTACTACACAATGGGCGGGGTGCTGAGGCGTGAGGAGGCGGTGCTGACCCTCGCCACGACCCCAGCGGCGGCGATGGCGAGAGTCTCCGCGGCGCCCGGCGTCTTGGTGAGGGGCGTGGTTAACAACGTAACGCTGTCCATCACCGCCCCCGGCGCCTTCAACGCCTCTGTATACCCCGAGGGTGCCGCCTCCGCGGGCCCCACCCCCCTCACCGTCAGCGGGGTAAACGAGGCCAGGGCGGTGGCTAGGCTCATCCCACAGGGGCAGTCGGTGAGGCTGAGGGTAGTCGTGTCGTCGCAGAGGTGGAGCGAGGAGCACGTGGTGGAGCTCCCGGTGGTGGGCGGCGAGGCTTTCCTCATACTCCCCTCCAAATCTGCGGTGGCCGCGGGGAGGGGCGACGTGGTGCCTATACGCATCTACTACATAGGCAGAGCCAGCAGGATAGACGCCTACGTGGTGGTTACCTCTAGATACTCCCCACCGCTCCTCCAGAAGGTGGAGCTCACCCCGGGCGGCTACGCTGTGGTGAACTACACCGTAGACGTCCCCCTAACGGCGGCGGGCCCCGTGGAGATCACCTGCGACGTCTACTACACCACGCCGGAGGGCTTCGGCGGACAGGAGAGGAAGATCGTAGAGCTCGCCGTAGTAAGAGAACCACGCGTGAAGATCGCCTCCATCGACGTGGCCCCGAGAAACCCAGAGGCGGGCCGCCCAGTCTCCCTCGCAGTCACGCTCCACAACTCAGGCTTCGCCACGGCCTACAACGTCGAGGTTAGACTATCCGCGCCCGGCGCCGCGGCGATAATTGGAGACGCATACCTCGGCCAGATACAGCCACAGCAGTCCACAGCCACCTCGCTCCTCCTCAACGCCACAGCCCCGGGCAACTACACGGCGGTGATACAGCTCAGATACATGGACGAGGCGGGGCAGATCTACACAGAAAACGCAACCGTCACCCTAGCCGTGAAGAGCCGCGCCCAGCCCCTAGGCGAGGCGGCGAACCCCGGCCCAGGCCTGGCGGCACTGGCGGCGGTGGCGGCGGCGCTTGTGGCGGCGGCTGCAATAGCCAAGAGACGCGGCCGCCAGAAGACTGAGCTTGTAAAGAAGAGTAGCGACTAG
- a CDS encoding ABC transporter permease, which produces MGAFAALVLKDLREVLSSRYFLASLVGGFAVLIAMGYAMGAVVKTAQASTQKFAVVVNGTTPLGERYAEILRAMGGDIYRSFSPALLDRYGYVVVIPGNFSLPARLPVYTRYRGLMALAPPNVLQNAAAKLAEELGVPPRLVEPRLYIYMGRHVLTDRDVGAVFGLFLVSWMFMFIVPLIIASTAAVSIGMEKEKRTFELILSTPVTPTALVTAKFLSTLLLALIQFGVMTAGLFIYMANIAAAVAASPPPSGEAFELGFAPSPQLVAAVALSSLALALALLGLAFFAATKAEDVKTAQSVVPLVVFPLLIPSFAALFGSVEGWEAYPFVHPLVVAYAVMQGEWGKAYTYLALDWALAAAVALVVARLVTAEYLVLGRVRR; this is translated from the coding sequence CGGCTTCGCCGTGCTTATCGCCATGGGGTATGCGATGGGGGCTGTGGTTAAGACGGCGCAGGCCTCTACGCAGAAATTCGCCGTTGTGGTCAACGGCACGACCCCCCTCGGCGAGAGGTATGCGGAGATACTACGCGCCATGGGCGGCGATATCTACCGCAGCTTCTCCCCCGCTCTCCTAGATAGGTACGGCTACGTCGTGGTGATCCCCGGCAACTTCTCACTGCCGGCCCGGCTACCCGTCTACACCCGCTACCGGGGGCTCATGGCGTTGGCCCCTCCTAACGTGCTCCAAAACGCCGCGGCTAAGCTGGCCGAGGAGCTGGGCGTCCCGCCGCGCCTCGTGGAGCCCAGGCTCTACATCTACATGGGGCGCCACGTGCTGACAGACCGCGACGTCGGGGCAGTCTTCGGCTTGTTTCTCGTGTCATGGATGTTTATGTTTATTGTGCCACTGATCATAGCCTCCACGGCGGCGGTGTCCATCGGCATGGAGAAGGAGAAGCGAACCTTCGAGCTCATACTGTCGACGCCCGTCACCCCCACGGCGCTCGTCACTGCGAAGTTCCTCAGCACCTTGCTACTGGCCCTTATACAATTCGGGGTCATGACGGCGGGGCTCTTTATCTACATGGCCAACATCGCCGCCGCTGTGGCGGCCTCGCCGCCTCCGTCTGGGGAGGCTTTTGAACTTGGCTTCGCGCCGAGTCCCCAGCTGGTAGCCGCCGTGGCTCTGTCCTCCCTGGCGCTGGCCCTAGCCCTCCTGGGCCTCGCCTTCTTCGCCGCTACCAAGGCCGAAGACGTGAAGACAGCCCAGAGCGTCGTGCCCCTAGTGGTCTTCCCGCTGTTGATCCCCTCGTTTGCGGCGCTGTTCGGGTCTGTGGAGGGCTGGGAGGCCTACCCCTTTGTCCACCCGCTTGTGGTGGCCTACGCCGTGATGCAGGGAGAGTGGGGGAAGGCGTATACGTACCTCGCGCTGGACTGGGCACTGGCGGCCGCGGTGGCGCTGGTGGTTGCCAGGCTCGTCACGGCGGAGTACCTCGTCTTGGGGAGGGTGAGGCGATGA
- a CDS encoding MqnA/MqnD/SBP family protein, whose protein sequence is MSVVRIRYAHSEPLFWRARVEVVEAGNIEAARYLADGVAEMGFVPITLAAELGLPVVPRLAIYSVGPIISARLFRGRGPGGYCAVSDTTVSALVLRRLFGLSFTRVEDPWRALEECGGVLAVGDEALKMADRGVPHIVDVGELWWSRVGSPLFFAVLVARRWGPEAEAAVAEMENSVAAFYENPAPLVEAVAGRLGVRRGLVEEYFMRSRYLVGPGGREAMAREAELLGLPPLRFVEAP, encoded by the coding sequence GTGAGTGTCGTAAGGATTCGCTATGCTCACAGCGAGCCGCTGTTTTGGAGGGCTAGGGTGGAGGTGGTCGAGGCGGGGAACATCGAGGCCGCTAGGTACTTGGCTGACGGCGTCGCCGAGATGGGCTTCGTGCCGATTACCCTGGCGGCTGAGCTCGGGCTCCCGGTCGTGCCGCGGCTGGCTATATACAGCGTGGGGCCTATAATATCGGCTAGGCTCTTCCGGGGTAGGGGCCCGGGCGGCTACTGCGCGGTGTCGGACACCACGGTCAGCGCACTGGTGTTGCGGAGGTTGTTTGGCCTCAGCTTCACGAGGGTGGAGGATCCGTGGAGGGCGCTGGAGGAATGCGGCGGCGTGTTGGCTGTGGGGGACGAGGCTTTGAAGATGGCCGACAGAGGCGTGCCCCACATCGTCGACGTGGGGGAGCTCTGGTGGAGCCGGGTGGGGTCGCCGCTGTTCTTCGCCGTGTTGGTGGCGAGGAGGTGGGGCCCCGAGGCCGAGGCGGCGGTGGCAGAGATGGAGAACTCCGTCGCGGCGTTTTACGAAAACCCGGCCCCCCTCGTGGAGGCGGTGGCGGGGAGGCTGGGGGTTAGGAGGGGGCTTGTGGAGGAGTACTTCATGAGGTCGCGGTACCTGGTGGGGCCTGGGGGCAGGGAGGCCATGGCTAGGGAGGCGGAGCTCCTCGGCCTCCCGCCGCTGAGGTTTGTCGAAGCGCCTTGA
- a CDS encoding ABC transporter ATP-binding protein, translated as MIRAAGLEKRFGRVEALRGLSLEVGEGAVAGLVGPNGAGKTTTLRILAGLIKPDGGFAEVLGVRTDSPEFRKVKRWLAYLPEEVLPYDNLTGRAFIEFIHGLYGVDNIGEAVEISGLGPRVEDKVKTYSRGMKRRLVVAALLTVGARVLLLDEPTAGVDVVHAVEIRKLVREKAKGAAVLYSSHNMLEVETLCDVVYFVNNGVVIDSGRPGDLVARYGAANLEEAFVKALRQTSAAGGRGAPPP; from the coding sequence ATGATACGGGCGGCCGGCTTGGAGAAGAGGTTTGGCCGCGTCGAGGCGCTGAGGGGGCTGTCGCTGGAGGTGGGGGAGGGCGCCGTGGCGGGCCTCGTGGGGCCTAACGGCGCCGGCAAGACCACGACGCTGAGGATACTGGCGGGTCTCATCAAGCCTGACGGGGGCTTCGCCGAGGTCCTCGGCGTCCGGACGGACTCGCCCGAGTTTAGAAAGGTGAAGAGGTGGCTGGCGTATCTGCCGGAGGAGGTTCTGCCCTACGACAACCTCACCGGGAGGGCCTTTATCGAATTTATCCACGGCCTGTACGGCGTGGACAACATAGGGGAGGCTGTGGAGATCTCCGGCCTCGGCCCCCGTGTGGAGGACAAGGTGAAGACCTACTCCAGGGGGATGAAGCGGAGGCTCGTCGTGGCGGCTCTCCTCACCGTGGGGGCCAGAGTCCTTCTGCTGGACGAGCCAACCGCCGGGGTGGACGTGGTGCACGCGGTGGAGATTCGAAAGCTTGTGAGGGAGAAGGCCAAAGGCGCCGCCGTGCTGTACTCAAGCCACAACATGCTGGAGGTGGAGACGCTGTGCGACGTCGTGTACTTCGTCAACAACGGCGTGGTTATAGACAGCGGGAGGCCCGGCGATCTTGTGGCGAGGTACGGCGCGGCGAATTTAGAAGAGGCCTTCGTCAAGGCGCTTCGACAAACCTCAGCGGCGGGAGGCCGAGGAGCTCCGCCTCCCTAG
- a CDS encoding ATP-binding protein translates to MDIVDVLRYFADFNIPTSLKPRELKVEEMPGKAVVITGPRRAGKTYYLYWLMTQRGGIYVDFEHPLFEGFEPRDVEVLVEAHARLGGPKAAYLDEVQAVEGWEKAVRYLLDRGYSVYATGSTSALLAGDVAREMRGRGLTYLLLPLSFREYLHFKGIDPRPDLVWRPERHAVAKLQEEYLKFGGFPEVALGGDPYRLLKEYLLTVVVRDVADRHGVRNRAALDAVVAYVLNNYGRYLTYSSLHRLLKQRGVTKRTVINYVKYLEEAFFLFQVKRFAKSTREAEAAPRKIYLVDTGYGLLGRKDPSRDLENAVFLELLRRALSSSPPAEIYYAAGEKWEVDFLVTVGGQPAEAVQVAAELHEENMEREVEALARAARRLGARKATVVTLHQEAKLGMVEVKPFWRWALEGWNPYS, encoded by the coding sequence GTGGATATTGTGGACGTCCTCCGCTACTTCGCAGACTTCAACATACCCACGTCTCTGAAGCCGCGGGAACTGAAGGTGGAGGAGATGCCGGGGAAGGCCGTGGTCATCACGGGGCCTAGGAGGGCCGGCAAGACCTACTACCTCTATTGGCTAATGACGCAACGCGGAGGCATCTACGTAGATTTCGAGCACCCCCTCTTCGAGGGGTTTGAGCCAAGAGACGTGGAGGTGCTCGTCGAGGCGCACGCGAGACTCGGCGGGCCGAAGGCGGCTTACCTCGACGAGGTGCAGGCGGTGGAGGGGTGGGAGAAGGCTGTGCGGTACCTGCTTGACAGGGGCTACTCGGTGTACGCAACTGGCTCCACCTCGGCGCTCCTGGCGGGCGACGTGGCTAGGGAGATGAGGGGCAGGGGATTGACGTATCTGCTCCTACCCCTCAGCTTCAGGGAGTACCTCCACTTCAAGGGCATCGACCCGAGGCCCGACCTCGTGTGGAGGCCTGAGAGACACGCCGTTGCCAAGTTGCAGGAGGAGTACCTCAAGTTCGGGGGCTTCCCAGAGGTGGCCCTTGGCGGGGATCCCTACAGGCTGTTGAAGGAATACCTCCTCACAGTCGTCGTGAGAGACGTGGCCGACCGCCACGGCGTGAGGAACAGAGCCGCCCTCGACGCCGTGGTTGCCTACGTCTTGAATAACTATGGGAGGTACCTGACCTACAGTTCGCTACACCGCCTGCTCAAGCAGAGGGGGGTCACCAAGAGGACTGTGATAAACTACGTCAAGTATCTGGAGGAAGCCTTCTTCCTATTCCAAGTCAAGAGATTTGCAAAGTCAACTAGAGAGGCGGAGGCCGCGCCGCGCAAGATCTACCTAGTAGACACAGGGTACGGACTGCTGGGCCGTAAAGACCCGAGCCGCGACTTGGAAAACGCTGTGTTTCTCGAACTACTCCGCAGAGCCCTAAGCTCCTCGCCCCCCGCCGAGATATACTACGCCGCGGGGGAGAAGTGGGAGGTCGACTTCCTCGTAACAGTGGGGGGACAGCCCGCGGAGGCCGTGCAGGTGGCCGCGGAGCTACACGAGGAGAACATGGAGAGGGAGGTGGAGGCGCTGGCCCGCGCCGCGAGGCGCCTAGGCGCGAGAAAGGCCACCGTGGTGACACTCCACCAAGAGGCCAAGCTGGGCATGGTGGAGGTGAAGCCCTTCTGGCGCTGGGCGCTGGAGGGCTGGAACCCCTACTCGTAG
- a CDS encoding class I SAM-dependent methyltransferase — protein METFDGGTAAFYNVLVAMRLFHWAYGLAARRVAELASPGAYVLEIGPGVGELLKALERRGYRVVGVDASPPMLKYAQRRAPGASVAGVSFKMPAREAAFDVAVALFTVHHWGDHGRSVAEVWRVLKPGGYFLVVEVDLGRMPLAGSHGCTEQCLRDVLTTHFAVAVERRIPLLIGVGRKAG, from the coding sequence ATGGAGACCTTCGACGGCGGCACCGCCGCGTTTTACAACGTCTTGGTGGCTATGCGGCTTTTCCACTGGGCCTATGGCCTCGCGGCGAGGAGAGTCGCGGAGCTCGCAAGCCCCGGGGCGTATGTGCTGGAGATAGGCCCGGGGGTAGGCGAACTGCTCAAGGCGCTGGAGCGCAGGGGGTACCGGGTGGTGGGGGTAGACGCCTCCCCACCCATGTTGAAATACGCACAGAGGAGGGCGCCCGGCGCGTCGGTGGCCGGGGTCAGCTTCAAGATGCCGGCGAGAGAAGCCGCCTTCGACGTCGCGGTCGCCCTCTTTACGGTGCACCACTGGGGTGACCACGGCCGGTCTGTTGCGGAGGTGTGGAGAGTGCTCAAGCCGGGGGGCTACTTCCTCGTGGTGGAGGTAGACCTCGGGAGGATGCCCCTAGCCGGGTCCCACGGTTGCACCGAGCAGTGTCTAAGAGATGTGCTGACCACCCACTTCGCAGTGGCTGTGGAGAGGAGAATCCCTCTACTCATAGGCGTCGGCAGAAAGGCGGGTTAG
- a CDS encoding ArsA family ATPase gives MKGLSGLLQENPSLRVFIYAGKGGLGKTTLSAATSLKLSSMGKKTLVFSTDPQASLSDVFEQNVFGKGEVKLADNLWVMEIDADKKINEYVASIKKKIIDMYRLDALPKDIEEYIDSAAAEPAMYESAVYDAMVDVVSEGKYDYYVFDMPPFGHGIRMIAIADVLSQWVEKITELRKQAYEYGRVAASLKRQKLTYEDEILNELEYIRGRIVKFRDIILNTKTTAFMMVMTPERMTIVDTEKALEMFDSLGLKLTGIVLNQVYPPDLAKRPDAPAYIKRRVEEQRKYVAEIVDKFGKYLVAVIPMLNREPKGLEVLRGVAEELWKPSRRVEEYL, from the coding sequence ATGAAGGGGCTTTCTGGCTTGTTGCAGGAGAACCCCAGCCTGAGGGTGTTTATCTACGCGGGTAAGGGGGGTCTTGGGAAGACCACGCTGAGCGCCGCCACGTCTCTAAAACTCTCGTCTATGGGCAAAAAGACGCTGGTCTTCAGCACCGATCCCCAGGCGTCGCTTAGCGACGTGTTTGAGCAGAACGTCTTTGGGAAGGGGGAGGTGAAGCTGGCGGATAACCTCTGGGTGATGGAGATAGACGCTGATAAGAAGATCAACGAGTACGTCGCCTCGATAAAGAAGAAGATTATCGACATGTACCGCCTCGACGCTCTGCCTAAGGATATTGAGGAGTACATCGACAGCGCGGCGGCTGAGCCTGCGATGTACGAAAGCGCGGTGTACGACGCCATGGTGGATGTGGTGTCGGAGGGCAAGTACGACTACTACGTCTTCGACATGCCCCCCTTTGGGCACGGCATCAGGATGATCGCAATTGCAGACGTGTTGAGCCAGTGGGTTGAGAAGATTACCGAGTTGAGGAAGCAGGCCTACGAGTACGGGAGGGTGGCGGCGTCTCTAAAAAGGCAGAAGCTGACCTACGAAGACGAGATATTAAACGAGCTGGAGTACATCAGGGGGCGCATTGTCAAGTTTAGAGACATTATTTTGAATACCAAGACCACGGCGTTTATGATGGTCATGACACCTGAGCGGATGACTATTGTCGACACGGAGAAGGCACTGGAGATGTTCGACTCCCTGGGGCTTAAGCTCACCGGGATTGTCCTCAACCAGGTGTACCCCCCCGACCTCGCCAAGCGGCCGGATGCGCCTGCCTACATCAAGAGGAGGGTGGAGGAGCAGAGGAAGTACGTAGCGGAGATTGTGGATAAGTTTGGCAAATACCTCGTAGCTGTGATACCCATGTTGAACAGGGAACCCAAGGGGCTGGAGGTGCTTAGGGGCGTTGCTGAGGAGCTCTGGAAGCCTTCGAGGAGGGTGGAGGAGTACCTATGA